The genomic segment TAGCAGGATCGGTAAGAGATTTTTCTATCTCCCGATATTCATCTTCAATAACTTTTAATTTCTCTATTAACATAAACTAGCACTCGCTTTGCTCTATACAATTAAAAAGGCAAAGAAATCCTTATTAAGAAAAACTTTGCCTTTATATTTTTTGTACTAAATCTACTTCTCTGATGATTTTATTTCTTTTTTTTGTTCTGATTTTGGTTCCGCTTTTGATTCTGATTTCGGTCCTGATTTTCTGAACGAATCTTTTTTAGTATATTCTTTTGGTATTGCTTTTTTAATTTTCTTAAGCGGTTTTACTTTCATTACAACCTTTTTAGGCTTCCTCGTTAAAGTTTTTCCGCCGGTTTTTGAATATTTTGATAAGAATTTATCAACTCGCCCTGCCGTATCAATCAACTTTTGCTTTCCTGTAAAAAAAGGATGACACTTTGAACAAATATCCAATTTTATCTCCGGCTTTGTCGACATAGTAACAAAACTATTACCACAGGCACACTCTACCTTACACTCAACATACTTTGGATGAATTCCTTCTCTCATAATTAAACCTCACAGTTTGGGTTATAGAGTTTTAGGGTTAAAATAAAACT from the Elusimicrobiota bacterium genome contains:
- the rpmE gene encoding 50S ribosomal protein L31; its protein translation is MREGIHPKYVECKVECACGNSFVTMSTKPEIKLDICSKCHPFFTGKQKLIDTAGRVDKFLSKYSKTGGKTLTRKPKKVVMKVKPLKKIKKAIPKEYTKKDSFRKSGPKSESKAEPKSEQKKEIKSSEK